Proteins encoded in a region of the Suncus etruscus isolate mSunEtr1 chromosome 1, mSunEtr1.pri.cur, whole genome shotgun sequence genome:
- the LOC126022586 gene encoding 26S proteasome non-ATPase regulatory subunit 14-like: protein MDRLLRLGGGMPGLGQGPPTDAPAVDTAEQVYISSLALLKMLKHGRAGVPMEVMGLMLGEFVDDFTVRVIDMFAMPQSGTGVSVEAVDPVFQAKMLDMFKQTGRPEMVVGWYHSHPGFGCWLSGVDINTQQSFEALSERAVAVVVDPIQSVKGKVVIDAFRLINANMMVLGHEPRQTMSNLGHLNKPSIQALIHGLNRHYYSITINYRKNELEQKMLLNLHKKRWMEGLTLQDYSEHCKHSESVVKEMLELAKNYNKTVEEEDKMTPEQLAIKNIGKQDPKRHLEEHVDVLMTSNIVQCLAAMLDTVVFK, encoded by the coding sequence ATGGACAGACTTCTTAGACTTGGAGGAGGTATGCCTGGACTGGGTCAGGGACCACCTACAGATGCTCCTGCAGTAGACACGGCAGAACAAGTTTATATCTCTTCCCTGGctctattaaaaatgttaaaacatgGTCGTGCTGGAGTTCCAATGGAAGTTATGGGTTTAATGCTTGGAGAATTTGTTGATGATTTTACTGTCAGAGTGATTGATATGTTTGCTATGCCACAGTCAGGAACAGGTGTCAGTGTGGAAGCTGTTGATCCTGTGTTCCAAGCTAAAATGTTGGACATGTTTAAGCAGACAGGAAGGCCCGAGATGGTTGTTGGTTGGTATCACAGTCACCCTGGCTTCGGCTGTTGGCTTTCTGGTGTGGATATCAACACTCAGCAGAGCTTTGAAGCCTTGTCGGAGAGAGCTGTGGCAGTGGTTGTGGATCCCATTCAGAGTGTAAAAGGAAAGGTTGTTATTGATGCCTTCAGATTGATCAATGCTAATATGATGGTCTTAGGACATGAACCAAGACAAACAATGTCAAATCTGGGTCACTTAAACAAGCCATCCATCCAGGCATTAATTCATGGGCTAAACAGACATTATTATTCCATTACTATTAACTATCGGAAAAATGAACTTGAACAGAAGATGTTGCTAAATTTGCACAAGAAAAGATGGATGGAAGGTTTGACACTTCAGGACTACAGTGAACACTGTAAACACAGTGAATCAGTGGTAAAAGAAATGTTGGAACTAGCCAAGAATTATAATAAGACTGTAGAGGAAGAGGATAAGATGACACCTGAACAGCTGGCAATAAAGAATATTGGCAAGCAGGACCCCAAACGTCATTTGGAAGAGCATGTGGATGTGCTTATGACTTCAAATATTGTCCAGTGTTTAGCAGCTATGTTAGATACTGTcgtatttaaataa